From a region of the Corallococcus coralloides DSM 2259 genome:
- a CDS encoding sodium:solute symporter: MTGLDWLVLGGTIAFIVVWGLWKSRGKATSDEYMRGGRELRWPTIGLAVMATQASAVTFLSVPGQAYEDGMRFVQFYFGLPIAMVIISAVFVPIYYRLNVITAYEYLESRFDLKTRLLGAFLFLIQRGLAAGITIYAPSIILSTILGWPLEPTVIVMGALVILYTVTGGSRAVSQTQKQQMVVMMGGMVVAAAVILWRLPEHVSFGKAVDVAGAFGRMNVVSFDFDMQDRYNFWSGITGGLFLSLSYFGTDQSQVGRYLTGRSISESRLGLLFNGVLKIPMQFFILFVGILVFVFYQFSTPPLLFNDALRTRVQGTAQAAEYAELEARWEQLQSGKRAEVERYLSAVESGDVAAGEASRALLQGAQQQASAVRKEAKAMVARALPGAETKDSDYIFIAFVKRWLPSGLFGLLIAVILSAAMSSIASELAALGTTTTVDFYRRVFKPGASDRHVLVASKLFTVFWGLVAVAFATFASLLDNLIQAINILGSIFYGTVLGIFLVAFFVKRVRGHAVFAAAVISQATVIALFFLSDVGYLWFNVIGCALVVVLGLVMQGVLPRGEAPAPATGHEAMG, translated from the coding sequence GTGACGGGGCTCGACTGGCTGGTCCTGGGCGGGACGATTGCGTTCATCGTGGTGTGGGGCCTCTGGAAGTCCCGAGGAAAGGCCACCAGCGACGAGTACATGCGTGGGGGCCGTGAGCTGCGGTGGCCCACCATTGGCCTGGCCGTCATGGCCACGCAGGCAAGCGCCGTCACCTTCCTCTCCGTCCCCGGGCAGGCCTACGAGGACGGGATGCGCTTCGTGCAGTTCTACTTCGGCCTGCCGATCGCGATGGTCATCATCAGCGCGGTCTTCGTGCCCATCTACTACCGGCTGAACGTCATCACCGCGTACGAATACCTGGAGTCGCGATTCGACCTGAAGACGCGGCTCCTGGGCGCCTTCCTCTTCCTCATCCAGCGCGGGCTGGCCGCGGGCATCACCATCTACGCGCCGTCCATCATCCTCTCCACCATCCTCGGTTGGCCGCTGGAGCCCACGGTCATCGTCATGGGTGCGCTCGTCATCCTCTACACGGTGACGGGAGGCTCCAGGGCGGTGAGCCAGACGCAGAAGCAGCAGATGGTGGTGATGATGGGCGGCATGGTGGTGGCCGCCGCGGTCATCCTCTGGCGCCTGCCGGAGCACGTGTCGTTCGGCAAGGCGGTGGACGTCGCTGGCGCGTTCGGCCGGATGAACGTGGTGAGCTTCGACTTCGACATGCAGGACCGCTACAACTTCTGGTCCGGCATCACGGGAGGGCTGTTCCTGTCCCTGTCGTACTTCGGCACGGACCAGTCCCAGGTGGGCCGCTACCTGACGGGCCGCTCCATCTCCGAGAGCCGGCTGGGGCTGCTCTTCAACGGCGTGCTGAAGATCCCGATGCAGTTCTTCATCCTCTTCGTCGGGATTCTCGTCTTCGTCTTCTACCAGTTCAGCACGCCGCCGCTGCTCTTCAACGACGCGCTGCGCACCCGCGTGCAGGGCACGGCGCAGGCGGCCGAGTACGCCGAGCTGGAAGCGAGGTGGGAGCAGCTCCAGTCCGGCAAGCGCGCGGAGGTGGAGCGCTACCTGTCGGCCGTCGAGTCGGGCGACGTGGCGGCCGGCGAGGCGTCACGGGCGCTGCTCCAGGGCGCGCAGCAGCAGGCGAGCGCGGTCCGCAAGGAGGCCAAGGCCATGGTGGCGCGCGCGCTTCCGGGCGCGGAGACGAAGGACTCGGACTACATCTTCATCGCCTTCGTGAAGCGCTGGTTGCCCAGCGGGCTGTTCGGGTTGCTCATCGCCGTCATCCTGTCCGCGGCCATGAGCTCCATCGCCAGCGAGCTGGCGGCGTTGGGGACCACCACGACGGTGGACTTCTACCGGCGGGTGTTCAAGCCCGGCGCCTCGGACCGGCATGTGCTGGTGGCGTCCAAGCTGTTCACCGTGTTCTGGGGGTTGGTCGCGGTGGCCTTCGCGACCTTCGCTTCGCTGCTGGACAACCTCATCCAGGCCATCAACATCCTGGGCTCCATCTTCTACGGCACGGTGCTGGGCATCTTCCTGGTGGCCTTCTTCGTGAAGCGCGTGCGCGGCCATGCCGTGTTCGCGGCGGCCGTCATCTCCCAGGCGACGGTGATTGCCCTCTTCTTCCTCTCCGACGTGGGCTACCTCTGGTTCAACGTCATCGGCTGTGCGCTGGTGGTGGTGCTGGGCCTGGTGATGCAGGGCGTCCTGCCGCGCGGCGAGGCGCCGGCCCCGGCGACGGGGCATGAGGCCATGGGGTGA
- a CDS encoding FAD-dependent monooxygenase, translated as MHTDTVKQHAVVIAGGGPTGLMLAAELALAQVDVAIVERRTRQEVAGSRSRGLHARSLEVLDQRGVVERFTSQGQAVQNVAFGQAPLDLSDFPTRHNHGLALLQERFEGILAQWVGELAVPLYRGCEVTGFAQDDTGVDVKLSDGRVLRAKYLVGCDGGRSLVRKQAGIGFPGWDASISYLIAEVEMTGAPEFGIRRDEKGTYAMGPQGDGRVGVVLREEQVNTGDAPTLEGLREGLVALYGTDYGLRSATYLSRFTDMTRQAASYRDRRVLLAGDAAHVHSPMGGQGLNLGVQDAVNLGWKLAQVVRGVSPESLLDTYQAERHPVAARALRKTMAQTALSRGDARMDAVRETLTELLRMDGPRKQYAAMLSGLDVHYDFGNGHPLLGRRMPDLDLVTADGPRRVFHLLHAARPVLLDLGEPGTLDVTPWEDRVRRVAARYTGAWELPVLGAVTAPVAVLIRPDGHVAWVGQGTDQGLREALTRWFGPPRAT; from the coding sequence ATGCACACGGACACGGTAAAACAGCACGCAGTGGTGATTGCTGGAGGGGGCCCGACCGGGCTGATGCTGGCGGCGGAGCTGGCGTTGGCGCAGGTGGACGTGGCCATCGTCGAGCGGCGCACCCGTCAGGAGGTCGCCGGCTCCCGCTCGCGCGGCCTGCACGCGCGCAGCCTGGAGGTGCTCGATCAGCGCGGGGTCGTCGAGCGCTTCACCTCGCAAGGGCAAGCGGTCCAGAACGTCGCGTTCGGGCAGGCGCCCCTGGACCTCAGCGACTTCCCGACGCGGCACAACCATGGGCTCGCGCTCTTGCAGGAGCGCTTCGAGGGCATCCTGGCGCAGTGGGTGGGCGAGCTGGCGGTGCCCCTCTACCGTGGGTGCGAGGTGACGGGCTTCGCGCAGGACGACACCGGCGTCGACGTCAAGCTGTCCGACGGCCGTGTGCTGCGGGCGAAGTACCTCGTCGGGTGCGACGGGGGACGCAGCCTCGTCCGCAAGCAGGCGGGCATCGGGTTCCCGGGGTGGGACGCGTCCATCAGCTACCTCATCGCCGAGGTCGAGATGACCGGAGCGCCGGAGTTCGGCATCCGCCGGGACGAGAAGGGCACCTATGCCATGGGCCCGCAGGGAGACGGACGCGTGGGCGTCGTGCTGAGAGAGGAGCAGGTCAACACGGGCGACGCGCCAACCCTTGAGGGCCTGCGCGAGGGACTCGTCGCGCTCTACGGGACGGACTACGGCCTGCGCAGCGCCACGTACCTCTCACGCTTCACCGACATGACGCGGCAGGCGGCGTCCTACCGGGACCGGCGGGTGCTCCTGGCCGGCGACGCGGCCCACGTGCACTCGCCCATGGGCGGACAGGGGCTCAACCTCGGCGTGCAGGATGCCGTGAACCTGGGGTGGAAGCTGGCCCAGGTCGTGCGCGGCGTCTCGCCGGAGAGCCTGCTGGACACGTACCAGGCCGAGCGGCACCCCGTCGCGGCCCGTGCGCTGCGCAAGACCATGGCGCAGACCGCGCTGAGCCGCGGTGACGCACGGATGGACGCCGTGCGCGAGACGCTGACGGAGTTGCTGCGGATGGACGGACCCCGCAAGCAGTACGCGGCGATGTTGTCCGGGCTGGACGTCCACTACGACTTCGGCAACGGACACCCGCTGCTCGGGCGCCGCATGCCGGACCTGGACCTGGTCACCGCCGACGGCCCCCGGCGCGTGTTCCACCTGCTGCACGCCGCGCGGCCCGTGCTGCTCGACCTGGGCGAGCCCGGCACGCTCGACGTCACGCCCTGGGAGGACCGGGTTCGAAGGGTCGCTGCTCGCTACACGGGGGCGTGGGAGCTCCCGGTGCTCGGCGCGGTCACGGCGCCCGTCGCGGTGCTGATTCGACCGGACGGACACGTCGCATGGGTTGGACAGGGCACGGACCAGGGCCTGCGTGAGGCCCTGACCCGGTGGTTCGGTCCGCCACGTGCGACGTGA
- a CDS encoding winged helix-turn-helix transcriptional regulator — translation MPASPGARRGARRPLFGGKKLRLSDLERAIPAISQKMLIQQLRQLEQDGIVARIVHAQVPPKVEYHLTDWGQSLCPALDELLTWAAKRPLLKREGEASKA, via the coding sequence CTGCCTGCTTCGCCAGGCGCTCGGCGAGGTGCACGGAGGCCTCTCTTCGGCGGGAAGAAGCTGCGCCTCTCCGACCTTGAGCGCGCCATTCCCGCCATCTCGCAGAAGATGCTCATCCAGCAGCTCCGGCAGCTGGAGCAAGACGGCATCGTCGCGCGCATCGTGCACGCCCAGGTCCCCCCGAAGGTCGAGTACCACCTGACTGACTGGGGCCAGTCCCTGTGCCCGGCCCTCGACGAATTGCTGACCTGGGCAGCGAAACGGCCCCTGCTGAAACGTGAAGGGGAGGCATCAAAGGCATAG
- a CDS encoding SDR family oxidoreductase, with amino-acid sequence MHLAERLAKQAGTDYEGGKQIIMQSLGGIPVGRPVKPREVADLIAFVASPRAGSVTGTEFVIDGGTVPTA; translated from the coding sequence GTGCACCTCGCCGAGCGCCTGGCGAAGCAGGCAGGCACCGACTACGAGGGTGGCAAGCAGATCATCATGCAGTCGCTGGGGGGCATTCCTGTCGGGCGTCCGGTGAAACCTCGCGAGGTGGCCGACCTCATCGCCTTCGTCGCTTCTCCGCGCGCGGGCTCGGTGACGGGGACGGAGTTCGTCATCGATGGTGGGACGGTCCCGACGGCATGA
- a CDS encoding GlxA family transcriptional regulator produces the protein MHVVIHLPRFFYATLASTAAEMLSLANTVDNGPRFTTEFVSSHVPAVSRLGITFPARTRPSRKMDLLVLLSAPHPTPEESVSLLLEEGRRVQRLVELALRQGATIAAPCAAPFFLAMHGLLDARRATVGWWLKNEVEQRFPAVKWDTSRLVVRQGSLYTAGASFAVVDLMSTLLIDLGFAAQERQVRRLMALPARRKVQTPFELPDDHRSHPFVKEALRHIPRDLSLLTPGFLANKLHLSERTLSRRFVVEIGTSPGQWIQGLKLQAARSLLEDTHLSVSEVCLRSGYLDQASFSRLFKRKTGLTPGDYRSNFLV, from the coding sequence ATGCACGTCGTCATCCACCTGCCGCGCTTCTTCTACGCCACGCTGGCATCCACGGCCGCCGAGATGCTCTCCCTGGCCAACACCGTGGACAACGGACCGCGGTTCACGACGGAGTTCGTGTCATCGCACGTCCCCGCCGTGTCGAGGCTCGGCATCACCTTTCCCGCACGCACCAGGCCCTCGAGGAAGATGGACCTGCTGGTGCTCCTGTCGGCCCCACACCCGACCCCCGAGGAGTCGGTCTCCCTTCTGCTGGAGGAGGGACGGCGCGTGCAGAGACTGGTCGAACTGGCACTGCGCCAGGGTGCGACCATCGCGGCTCCGTGCGCGGCCCCCTTCTTCCTGGCCATGCACGGCCTGCTCGACGCGAGGAGGGCCACTGTCGGCTGGTGGCTGAAGAACGAGGTCGAGCAGCGCTTTCCGGCTGTGAAGTGGGACACGTCCCGCCTGGTCGTGCGCCAGGGCTCCCTCTACACGGCGGGAGCCTCGTTCGCCGTGGTGGACCTGATGTCGACGCTCTTGATTGACCTGGGCTTCGCTGCGCAGGAGCGACAGGTGCGCAGGCTGATGGCCTTGCCCGCGCGCCGGAAGGTGCAGACCCCCTTCGAGCTGCCTGATGACCATCGCAGCCACCCCTTCGTGAAGGAGGCCCTGCGACACATCCCACGCGACCTGTCGCTTCTCACGCCGGGGTTCCTGGCGAACAAGCTGCACCTGAGCGAGCGAACCCTCTCCAGACGCTTCGTCGTGGAGATTGGCACCAGCCCCGGACAGTGGATACAGGGGCTGAAACTCCAGGCGGCGCGGTCGCTTCTCGAGGACACCCACCTGTCCGTGTCCGAGGTGTGTCTGCGCTCGGGATATCTGGACCAGGCCTCGTTCTCTCGCTTGTTCAAGCGAAAGACAGGGCTGACGCCGGGCGACTACCGGAGCAACTTCCTCGTCTGA
- a CDS encoding nitroreductase family protein, which produces MDDDVHLARMAKTLSFQTIFPRPEVRQVAPIPNPGDAQRMALPERHPQVLRQLETRKSVTHFQPGRPMPLEDVRALAYYASQAPSSSNLQHWRFLALVDPDQKNLLRGYALGQRKVSDCSAVFVVLADLRAVDEMARLTDAAIRANIFGEDMRETWNRLADNYRDEQVNRDEALRSAALASMNLMTAAHALGYVSGPVGGFNADGVSKAFGIPSHHLVSLIICVGHEGEGNWTKKPRKPVDEILFIDRMRPGSQASLPSRSEQSLGLQRIDGGGQRGMG; this is translated from the coding sequence GTGGATGACGACGTGCATTTGGCGAGAATGGCAAAAACCTTGTCGTTCCAGACAATTTTCCCGAGGCCTGAAGTCCGGCAGGTTGCGCCCATCCCGAACCCTGGAGATGCGCAACGCATGGCCCTCCCCGAACGACATCCGCAGGTGCTGCGTCAACTTGAGACGCGAAAGTCGGTCACCCACTTCCAACCCGGTCGCCCGATGCCGCTCGAGGACGTCCGAGCCCTGGCGTACTACGCATCGCAGGCTCCCTCCTCATCGAACCTGCAGCACTGGCGCTTCCTGGCGTTGGTGGACCCCGACCAGAAGAACCTGCTGCGCGGGTACGCTTTGGGGCAGCGGAAGGTCAGTGATTGTTCGGCGGTGTTCGTCGTGCTGGCGGACTTGCGAGCGGTGGACGAGATGGCTCGGCTGACCGATGCGGCGATTCGCGCCAACATCTTCGGCGAGGACATGCGTGAGACGTGGAACCGCCTGGCCGATAACTACAGGGACGAACAGGTCAACCGGGACGAGGCGCTGCGGTCCGCGGCGCTTGCGTCGATGAACCTGATGACCGCGGCACATGCCCTGGGCTACGTCTCCGGCCCTGTCGGAGGCTTCAATGCCGACGGTGTGAGCAAGGCCTTTGGCATCCCGAGCCACCATCTCGTTTCGCTCATCATCTGTGTCGGTCACGAAGGCGAGGGCAACTGGACGAAGAAGCCGCGCAAGCCCGTGGATGAAATCCTGTTCATCGACCGGATGCGGCCCGGGAGCCAGGCCTCCCTGCCTTCACGGTCAGAGCAATCCCTGGGCCTTCAACGTATCGATGGCGGCGGCCAACGCGGGATGGGGTGA